The following coding sequences lie in one Halogeometricum rufum genomic window:
- a CDS encoding carboxypeptidase M32, whose translation MATEAAGSDSESAPDAYTDLLQTYKRVANVRNAGGLLSWDQQVMMPEGGNPARSQQLSTLSSLSHELLTDDEVGEQLDELEDADLTDEQAAVVREIRREYDRAVSVPSELVEEISTTSSEALPAWEEAKAEDDFSTFAPYLEKHVELKREYAEHIDPDKDPYEVLFEDFEPCLPLEQAEEILDELRDTLVPMIEQIREEGDDIATDAFTREGDYPEGDQEELCRDVLSTLGYPWERGRMDTSSHPFSSGTMFDARVTTRFDETDPLGSLFSTVHEFGHATYNLGLPDEHYATPLGEDRNLSVHESQSRLWENHVGRSEAFWNVLLPSFKEHFPKAEDVTLQEAYEAANQVYDDNLVRVEADELTYHLHIIVRFEIERALIAGDIDVEEVPEVWNDKYEEYLGVRPESDSEGCLQDIHWSHGNFGYFPTYSLGSVMAAQLYAAAEDDIDDLEDHIAEGDFEPLHEWLTENVHRHGRRYETNELVVQATGEDFTADAFTDYVTEKYGDLYDIDA comes from the coding sequence ATGGCAACTGAAGCCGCAGGCTCCGACTCGGAGTCGGCACCGGACGCGTACACGGACCTCCTCCAGACGTACAAACGCGTGGCGAACGTCCGCAACGCGGGCGGACTGCTGTCGTGGGACCAGCAGGTGATGATGCCCGAGGGCGGCAACCCGGCCCGGTCCCAGCAACTGTCGACGCTGTCGTCGCTGTCGCACGAACTGCTCACCGACGACGAGGTGGGCGAGCAGTTGGACGAACTCGAAGACGCCGACCTGACCGACGAGCAGGCGGCCGTCGTCCGCGAGATTCGCCGCGAGTACGACCGCGCGGTGAGCGTCCCCTCCGAACTGGTCGAGGAGATTTCGACCACCTCCTCGGAGGCGCTCCCGGCGTGGGAGGAGGCGAAGGCCGAGGACGACTTCTCGACGTTCGCGCCGTACCTCGAGAAGCACGTCGAACTCAAGCGCGAGTACGCCGAGCACATCGACCCCGACAAGGACCCCTACGAGGTGCTGTTCGAGGACTTCGAGCCGTGTCTCCCCCTCGAACAGGCCGAGGAGATTCTCGACGAACTCCGCGACACCCTCGTGCCGATGATCGAGCAGATTCGCGAGGAGGGCGACGACATCGCCACCGACGCGTTCACCCGCGAGGGCGACTACCCCGAGGGCGACCAGGAGGAACTCTGCCGCGACGTGCTCTCGACGCTGGGCTACCCGTGGGAGCGCGGCCGCATGGACACGTCGTCGCACCCGTTCTCCTCGGGGACGATGTTCGACGCCCGCGTGACGACGCGCTTCGACGAGACGGACCCCCTCGGCTCGCTGTTCTCGACGGTCCACGAGTTCGGCCACGCGACGTACAACCTCGGCCTGCCGGACGAGCACTACGCGACGCCGCTGGGCGAGGACCGCAACCTCTCGGTCCACGAGTCGCAGTCTCGCCTCTGGGAGAACCACGTCGGCCGGTCGGAGGCGTTCTGGAACGTCCTGCTCCCCAGTTTCAAGGAGCACTTCCCGAAGGCCGAGGACGTGACGCTGCAGGAGGCGTACGAGGCGGCCAACCAGGTGTACGACGACAACCTCGTCCGCGTCGAGGCGGACGAGTTGACCTACCACCTGCACATCATCGTCCGCTTCGAGATAGAGCGCGCACTCATCGCCGGCGACATCGACGTCGAGGAGGTGCCCGAGGTGTGGAACGACAAGTACGAGGAGTACCTCGGCGTCCGCCCCGAGTCCGACTCCGAGGGCTGTCTGCAGGACATCCACTGGAGTCACGGCAACTTCGGCTACTTCCCGACGTACTCGCTCGGGTCCGTGATGGCCGCGCAGTTGTACGCGGCCGCCGAGGACGACATCGACGACTTGGAGGACCACATCGCCGAGGGCGACTTCGAACCCCTCCACGAGTGGCTGACCGAGAACGTCCACCGGCACGGACGCCGCTACGAGACGAACGAACTCGTCGTGCAGGCGACCGGTGAGGACTTCACCGCCGACGCGTTCACCGACTACGTGACCGAGAAGTACGGCGACCTGTACGACATCGACGCGTAA
- a CDS encoding riboflavin synthase: protein MFTGIVEGTGVVVAATDDDGGRRLRLSPDATFEDLHHGQSIAVSGVCLTVEEFAADGEWFEVFLAAETVEKTYLGDVTEGDRVNLERALPADGRLDGHMVQGHVDTTTTITGIERVGDDWFFEFELPASIAKYVVAKGSICLDGISLTVADRRDSDFAVAIIPTTYDLTTLSEKAVGDPVHVEVDVVAKYVENMVSGYADALQ, encoded by the coding sequence ATGTTCACAGGGATAGTCGAAGGGACGGGCGTCGTCGTCGCCGCGACGGACGACGACGGCGGCCGTCGCCTCCGTCTCAGCCCCGACGCGACGTTCGAAGACCTCCACCACGGGCAGTCAATCGCCGTCAGCGGTGTCTGCCTCACCGTCGAGGAGTTCGCGGCCGACGGGGAGTGGTTCGAGGTGTTCCTCGCCGCGGAGACCGTCGAGAAGACGTATCTCGGCGACGTGACCGAGGGCGACCGGGTGAACCTCGAACGGGCACTCCCCGCGGACGGGCGTCTCGACGGCCACATGGTGCAGGGCCACGTCGACACGACGACGACAATCACGGGCATCGAACGCGTCGGCGACGACTGGTTCTTCGAGTTCGAACTCCCCGCGTCGATAGCGAAGTACGTCGTCGCGAAGGGCTCTATCTGTCTGGACGGCATCAGCCTGACCGTCGCCGACCGGCGCGACTCGGACTTCGCCGTCGCCATCATCCCGACGACGTACGACCTGACGACGCTCTCGGAGAAAGCGGTGGGCGACCCCGTCCACGTCGAGGTGGACGTGGTCGCGAAGTACGTCGAGAACATGGTGTCGGGCTACGCCGACGCCCTGCAGTAG
- a CDS encoding DUF7533 family protein, whose protein sequence is MRLGILGTIQLAATLIFAVPVGVYGLNTLLDGQQILGGGLLAVAVLMVVLPHYLTTPTDIPAKVGESVVGKVVKTPDDEE, encoded by the coding sequence ATGCGCCTCGGAATCCTCGGGACGATTCAACTCGCGGCGACGCTGATATTCGCCGTTCCCGTCGGCGTCTACGGGTTGAACACGCTCCTCGACGGCCAGCAGATACTCGGCGGCGGCCTCCTCGCCGTCGCCGTCCTGATGGTCGTCCTCCCGCACTACCTGACGACGCCGACGGACATCCCCGCGAAAGTCGGCGAATCGGTCGTCGGAAAAGTCGTGAAGACGCCGGACGACGAGGAGTAG
- a CDS encoding UvrD-helicase domain-containing protein — translation MSDSDATVTRLFGGPGSGKTTALLDRVEEILEDDDVTIRDILVVSYTRAAAAEIRERLAERLDVSPRALQGNVATMHAKAYELLDLSRNDVVGESDKQEFCEEYGVEFEDEYGGAGRRTARSTTIGNKIIATSQWLQRTRRDVADWYDVPFNWNVEEVRLPPEVDPNAQEGNKYTPTWPSDDDRIDVPSVIRGWRTYKGDNGLVGFADMLERVKQRSLVPNVDYLVIDEFQDITTLQYDVYQEWLPHLKGVLIAGDDDQVVYAWQGADPNLLLDTERDEDVVLPNSYRLPSKILNVVNREIRHIDKRQEKDLHPRKEGGVVEGVSSPSMLDLARNVRYTLEEDEDDESIMLLFRARYQMFQFIDEFLPLGIPFSVLTDQRMWTDRLTQYVEAIEKLEREENVTGLEARRLADMLQDSAFGSNERDDLFDYIDDLQETTGVEDLTELEVEPDVITDHAPFVPDGAAAGDMVRKVTSFQRKSVEAYFEGEYKGMDPNRVRVGTIHSAKGREADHVFVSTDLTEKVVEQMAASVDDEDVDGVDEFTSTTNPVPILTDNERRVFYVGMSRARERLVILENLIKGAPTLPVSVLLHNEVRDTPVEELLEEAQTGDAPAPEA, via the coding sequence ATGAGTGACTCCGACGCGACAGTCACCCGACTCTTCGGTGGGCCGGGGAGCGGGAAGACCACGGCACTCCTCGACCGGGTCGAGGAGATTCTCGAAGACGACGACGTGACGATCCGAGACATCCTCGTCGTCTCGTACACCCGCGCCGCCGCGGCCGAGATTCGAGAGCGTCTCGCCGAACGGCTGGACGTGTCGCCGCGGGCGTTGCAGGGCAACGTCGCCACGATGCACGCGAAGGCGTACGAACTCCTCGACCTCTCGCGCAACGACGTGGTGGGCGAGAGCGACAAACAGGAGTTCTGCGAGGAGTACGGCGTCGAGTTCGAGGACGAGTACGGCGGCGCCGGCCGCCGGACCGCCCGTTCGACCACCATCGGCAACAAGATAATCGCCACGAGCCAGTGGCTCCAGCGGACGCGACGCGACGTGGCCGACTGGTACGACGTGCCGTTCAACTGGAACGTCGAGGAGGTTCGCCTCCCGCCGGAGGTGGACCCCAACGCGCAGGAGGGCAACAAGTACACGCCGACGTGGCCCTCCGACGACGACCGAATCGACGTGCCGAGCGTCATCCGCGGGTGGCGCACCTACAAGGGCGACAACGGGCTGGTCGGCTTCGCCGACATGCTCGAACGGGTGAAACAGCGCTCGCTCGTGCCGAACGTGGACTACCTCGTCATCGACGAGTTCCAGGACATCACGACCCTGCAGTACGACGTCTACCAGGAGTGGCTCCCCCACCTGAAGGGCGTCCTCATCGCCGGCGACGACGACCAGGTCGTCTACGCGTGGCAGGGCGCGGACCCGAACCTCCTGCTCGACACCGAACGCGACGAGGACGTGGTGCTGCCGAACTCCTACCGCCTCCCCTCGAAGATTCTGAACGTGGTGAACAGGGAGATTCGCCACATCGACAAGCGGCAGGAGAAGGACCTGCACCCGCGCAAGGAGGGCGGCGTCGTCGAGGGCGTCTCCTCGCCGTCGATGCTGGACCTCGCGCGCAACGTCCGCTACACCCTCGAAGAGGACGAGGACGACGAGAGCATCATGCTGCTGTTCCGCGCGCGCTACCAGATGTTCCAGTTCATCGACGAGTTCCTCCCGCTGGGCATCCCCTTCTCCGTCCTCACCGACCAGCGGATGTGGACCGACCGCCTCACGCAGTACGTCGAGGCCATCGAGAAACTCGAACGCGAGGAGAACGTCACCGGACTGGAGGCGCGCCGCCTCGCGGACATGCTGCAGGACTCCGCGTTCGGGTCGAACGAACGCGACGACCTGTTCGACTACATCGACGACCTGCAGGAGACGACGGGCGTCGAGGACCTGACCGAACTGGAGGTCGAACCCGACGTCATCACCGACCACGCGCCGTTCGTCCCCGACGGGGCCGCCGCGGGCGACATGGTCCGGAAGGTGACGTCGTTCCAGCGCAAGTCCGTCGAAGCCTACTTCGAGGGCGAGTACAAGGGGATGGACCCCAACCGCGTCCGCGTCGGCACCATCCACTCCGCGAAGGGTCGCGAGGCCGACCACGTGTTCGTCTCCACCGACCTGACCGAGAAGGTGGTCGAACAGATGGCCGCCTCCGTGGACGACGAGGACGTCGACGGCGTCGACGAGTTCACCTCGACGACGAACCCCGTCCCCATCCTGACCGACAACGAACGCCGCGTCTTCTACGTCGGGATGTCCCGCGCCCGCGAACGCCTCGTCATCCTGGAGAACCTCATCAAGGGCGCGCCGACGCTCCCCGTGAGCGTCCTGCTCCACAACGAAGTCCGCGACACGCCGGTCGAGGAACTGCTGGAGGAGGCGCAGACGGGCGACGCGCCGGCGCCCGAAGCGTAG
- a CDS encoding M24 family metallopeptidase — translation MPDAPESLPPPETDPAFLDAAIADADAAGFVAVGDRFDDDVRYLTRFSGPDRDYAFVYVDGEATLCAPSLFGEQAEREFAGTVRTDDAGAPAGVRAANVLDECGASGALLVPRSIPHDAAVHLERAGYELGSTTAVADARLTKTDAELDCLRRVQRAAVRGMARAEEILAESAAEGDELVWRDAPLSTERLRRQVNAELAVYGVRDADNTVVGAGPTCADLHYAGTDVLRPGETVLLDLSPRGPHGYYGDLSRTYVVESDGGWERRAYVAVEAALKAGLDEIAPGADANAVHREAAAELAAHGFDPNADEGEAGFTHGTGHGVGLSLHEGPSLREAVELDAGMVFTVEPGVYDPERGGVRLEELVAVTDDGYEILHEYPRSFTPRTE, via the coding sequence ATGCCGGACGCACCCGAGTCGCTGCCCCCGCCCGAGACGGACCCGGCGTTCCTCGACGCCGCAATCGCCGACGCCGACGCCGCCGGGTTCGTCGCCGTCGGCGACCGGTTCGACGACGACGTGCGCTACCTCACCCGCTTTTCGGGGCCGGACCGCGACTACGCGTTCGTCTACGTCGACGGGGAGGCGACGCTCTGCGCGCCATCGCTGTTCGGCGAACAGGCCGAACGCGAGTTCGCCGGGACGGTCCGAACCGACGACGCGGGCGCCCCCGCCGGCGTCCGCGCCGCGAACGTCCTCGACGAGTGCGGCGCGTCTGGGGCACTGCTCGTCCCGCGGTCGATACCGCACGACGCCGCCGTCCACCTCGAACGCGCGGGCTACGAACTCGGGTCCACGACGGCCGTCGCGGACGCCCGCCTGACGAAGACCGACGCCGAACTCGACTGCCTCCGGCGCGTCCAACGCGCCGCCGTCCGGGGGATGGCCCGCGCCGAGGAGATTCTCGCCGAGAGCGCCGCCGAGGGCGACGAACTCGTCTGGCGGGACGCCCCCCTCTCGACGGAACGCCTCCGGCGGCAGGTGAACGCCGAACTCGCCGTCTACGGCGTCCGCGACGCGGACAACACCGTCGTCGGCGCGGGACCGACCTGCGCGGACCTGCACTACGCCGGCACGGACGTGCTCCGACCCGGCGAGACGGTGCTGTTGGACCTCTCGCCGCGCGGCCCCCACGGCTACTACGGCGACCTGTCCCGCACGTACGTCGTCGAGAGCGACGGCGGGTGGGAGCGACGCGCCTACGTCGCCGTCGAGGCGGCGCTGAAGGCCGGACTGGACGAGATAGCACCCGGCGCGGACGCGAACGCCGTCCACCGGGAGGCCGCCGCCGAACTCGCCGCCCACGGCTTCGACCCGAACGCCGACGAGGGCGAGGCGGGCTTCACCCACGGCACGGGCCACGGCGTCGGCCTCTCCCTGCACGAGGGGCCGTCGCTCCGGGAGGCGGTGGAACTCGACGCGGGGATGGTGTTCACCGTCGAACCCGGCGTCTACGACCCCGAACGCGGCGGCGTCCGACTGGAGGAACTGGTCGCCGTCACCGACGACGGGTACGAGATACTCCACGAGTACCCGCGGTCGTTCACGCCGCGGACGGAGTAG
- a CDS encoding HVO_0416 family zinc finger protein, producing the protein MASAPDADEALFDQFLDDRGHGVSDEDWETSYNKKQCPDCGALHDESAVDCSVCGWDPRV; encoded by the coding sequence ATGGCCTCAGCACCAGACGCCGATGAGGCGCTGTTCGACCAGTTCTTGGACGACCGCGGACACGGAGTATCCGACGAAGACTGGGAGACATCCTATAACAAGAAGCAGTGTCCGGACTGCGGTGCGCTTCACGACGAATCTGCCGTCGATTGTTCGGTCTGCGGCTGGGACCCGCGAGTCTAG
- a CDS encoding carboxypeptidase M32: MSTSDTYDALLDRYRRVSNVRHADGVLMWDQQTVMPEGGTPARAEQRSTLSSVEHDLLTADELGRLLAEVDEESLAADERAAVREIRRQHERAVRVPDELVAEISRVESGAHETWVDAKADDDFDALAPTLERIVDLYRERAAHLDPDVHPFEAIYGDSEPHLPLSTVEEIFADLKETIVPLVDEIRAADELPTPFDGAYDEDAQYALSEDVLDRLGYDWARGRLDTSAHPFTFGTQFDCRVTTRFDESDPLAGLTSTMHEFGHATYNLGLPQDRYATPLGESGSHGVHESQSRFFENHVGRTRPFWEGFVGVVNDRLGSEASAEAAYAAVNRVKPDNVIRVEADELTYHLHILVRFETEKALLGGDIEVAEVPAVWNDKMEEYLGVRPETDAAGCMQDIHWTAGYLAAFQNYTVGSVLAAQLDAAMREELADVDALIRDGEFGPMHEWLAENVHRRGRRYPTDELVAEATGESLSADAFCDYATAKFESLYGL; this comes from the coding sequence ATGTCCACGAGCGACACGTACGACGCCCTCCTCGACCGCTACCGACGCGTCTCCAACGTCCGCCACGCCGACGGCGTGCTGATGTGGGACCAGCAGACCGTGATGCCCGAAGGCGGGACGCCCGCCCGCGCCGAACAGCGGTCGACGCTCTCCTCGGTCGAACACGACCTGTTGACCGCCGACGAACTCGGCCGACTGCTGGCCGAGGTGGACGAGGAGTCGCTGGCGGCCGACGAACGGGCCGCGGTGCGAGAGATTCGCCGACAGCACGAACGCGCCGTCCGCGTGCCGGACGAACTCGTCGCCGAGATATCGCGCGTCGAGTCCGGGGCGCACGAGACGTGGGTGGACGCGAAGGCCGACGACGACTTCGACGCCCTCGCGCCCACCCTCGAACGCATCGTCGACCTCTACCGCGAACGCGCGGCGCACCTCGACCCGGACGTCCACCCGTTCGAAGCCATCTACGGGGACTCCGAACCGCACCTGCCCCTCTCGACGGTCGAGGAGATATTCGCGGACCTGAAGGAGACCATCGTCCCCCTCGTCGACGAGATTCGCGCGGCGGACGAACTGCCGACGCCGTTCGACGGCGCGTACGACGAGGACGCGCAGTACGCCCTCTCGGAGGACGTGCTGGACCGCCTCGGCTACGACTGGGCGCGAGGGCGACTCGACACGTCGGCGCACCCGTTCACGTTCGGGACGCAGTTCGACTGCCGCGTGACGACGCGGTTCGACGAGTCCGACCCCCTCGCGGGCCTCACCTCGACGATGCACGAGTTCGGCCACGCGACGTACAACCTCGGCCTGCCGCAGGACCGCTACGCGACGCCGTTGGGCGAGTCGGGGAGTCACGGCGTCCACGAGTCCCAGTCGCGGTTCTTCGAGAACCACGTCGGCCGGACGCGCCCGTTCTGGGAGGGGTTCGTCGGCGTCGTGAACGACCGACTCGGCTCGGAGGCGAGCGCAGAGGCGGCCTACGCCGCGGTCAACCGGGTGAAGCCGGACAACGTGATTCGCGTCGAGGCGGACGAGTTGACGTACCACCTGCACATCCTCGTCCGGTTCGAGACGGAGAAGGCCCTCCTCGGCGGCGACATCGAGGTGGCGGAGGTGCCCGCGGTGTGGAACGACAAGATGGAGGAGTACCTCGGCGTCCGTCCCGAGACGGACGCGGCGGGGTGCATGCAGGACATCCACTGGACGGCCGGCTACCTCGCCGCGTTCCAGAACTACACCGTCGGGAGCGTCCTCGCGGCGCAGTTGGACGCCGCGATGCGCGAGGAACTGGCCGACGTGGACGCCCTGATTCGCGACGGGGAGTTCGGACCGATGCACGAGTGGTTGGCCGAGAACGTCCACCGGCGCGGCCGGCGGTACCCGACGGACGAACTCGTCGCGGAGGCGACGGGCGAGTCGCTGTCGGCGGACGCCTTCTGCGACTACGCGACGGCGAAGTTCGAGTCGCTGTACGGGCTCTGA
- a CDS encoding DUF502 domain-containing protein — protein MSLLTRLRTSFVTGLFLVAPLAVTVFVLDFVFDRLTGIVLDPIVATTRLRTFTGDELLLAQLLAATLLAVTLTAAGYVASQELGRRLFGGFERGVRLVPLVRTIYFGVRQVSESIARQSEGFDHVVLVEYPREGVYSIGFVTNDGPQSAERATDSPELLTVFLPHSPNPTAGSLIMVPPEDVFEVDMSVRRGLRLIVTTGLGAEDVEELPEGVVK, from the coding sequence ATGTCGCTTCTCACCCGACTCCGGACCAGTTTCGTCACGGGACTGTTCCTCGTCGCGCCGTTGGCGGTGACGGTGTTCGTCCTCGACTTCGTGTTCGACCGCCTCACCGGCATCGTCCTCGACCCCATCGTCGCGACGACGCGCCTGCGGACGTTCACCGGGGACGAACTGTTGCTCGCGCAACTGCTGGCGGCGACGCTTCTGGCCGTCACGCTCACCGCCGCCGGCTACGTCGCCTCGCAGGAACTCGGCCGTCGCCTGTTCGGCGGCTTCGAACGCGGCGTGCGCCTCGTCCCCCTCGTCCGAACCATCTACTTCGGCGTCAGGCAGGTGTCCGAGTCCATCGCGCGGCAGAGCGAGGGGTTCGACCACGTCGTCCTCGTCGAGTACCCCCGCGAGGGCGTCTACTCCATCGGCTTCGTGACGAACGACGGCCCGCAGAGCGCCGAACGGGCGACGGACTCGCCGGAGTTGCTGACGGTGTTCCTCCCGCACAGTCCCAACCCGACGGCGGGGTCGCTCATCATGGTGCCGCCCGAGGACGTGTTCGAGGTGGACATGTCCGTCCGCCGGGGCCTGCGCCTCATCGTCACGACCGGACTGGGCGCCGAGGACGTCGAGGAACTTCCGGAGGGCGTCGTCAAGTAG
- a CDS encoding SLC13 family permease gives MVSTVPATAVQLAGLSVSLSVLVVFAIVVAAVVLFVTEAVSPDVTAIAVVVTLVALEPFTGVSAVEGLSGFSNPATVTILAMYILSSGIERTGVVRRLGVEVAHLTRGSENRLLAAIIGLTGPIAGLVNNTPVVAVFIPMVTDLANEAGVSPSKLLIPLSYASMLAGTLTLFGTATNLVASELSAELLGRPFGVFLLTPVAVVVFLVGAAYLLTVGKWLLPARVPPGSRTERYEVQPYLARVLVTSRSPFVGTTAQSVAEDARRDLGLDVLDVVRGADHFPAAESDRELRSRDVLTVRGDPPTIQRFVEFGSLRRLPRAAVTDAELDNPERSTLVELVVPPSSSLVGETVETARLRERYDATVLAIRSAGGELVRDGIGATKLGGGDALLMQTTEEAAEFLADNDDFVVTGEVFDEVMARVREGGVSSTAVAAFGTLFGVVALAALGVLPIAVAALAGVVAMIVTGVLSPNEAYDAVNWNVVFLLAGIVPLGIALRETGAAALVADGVVGATAGLPAVVVLGLFYLLTGGFANVITPVASVVLFLPIAVSTATSIGADPFSFALAVTFAATTAFMTPVGYQTNLMVYGPGGYRFTDYVRVGAPLQLLLAVVTSAAIALYWGV, from the coding sequence ATGGTCTCGACGGTCCCCGCGACTGCCGTGCAACTGGCCGGCCTGAGCGTCTCCCTCTCCGTCCTCGTCGTCTTCGCCATCGTCGTCGCCGCAGTCGTCCTGTTCGTCACCGAGGCGGTGTCGCCCGACGTGACGGCCATCGCCGTCGTCGTCACCCTCGTCGCCCTCGAACCGTTCACGGGCGTGTCCGCCGTCGAGGGCCTATCGGGCTTCTCGAACCCGGCGACGGTGACGATTCTGGCGATGTACATCCTGAGTAGCGGCATCGAGCGGACGGGCGTCGTCCGCCGTCTGGGCGTCGAAGTCGCCCACCTCACCCGCGGGTCGGAGAACCGCCTGCTGGCCGCCATCATCGGCCTCACGGGACCCATCGCGGGCCTCGTGAACAACACGCCCGTCGTCGCCGTCTTCATCCCGATGGTGACGGACCTCGCCAACGAGGCGGGCGTCTCGCCGTCGAAACTGCTCATCCCCCTCTCCTACGCGTCGATGCTCGCCGGGACCCTGACGCTGTTCGGGACGGCGACGAACCTCGTCGCCTCCGAGTTGTCCGCGGAACTGCTGGGCCGGCCGTTCGGCGTGTTCCTGCTGACGCCGGTGGCCGTCGTCGTCTTCCTCGTCGGCGCGGCGTACCTCCTCACCGTCGGGAAGTGGCTGTTGCCCGCCCGCGTCCCGCCGGGGTCGCGGACGGAACGGTACGAGGTGCAACCGTACCTCGCGCGCGTCCTCGTCACCTCCCGGTCGCCGTTCGTCGGCACCACCGCGCAGTCCGTCGCCGAGGACGCGCGCCGGGACCTCGGCCTCGACGTGTTGGACGTGGTGCGGGGGGCGGACCACTTCCCCGCCGCGGAGTCCGACCGGGAGTTGCGGTCCCGCGACGTGTTGACCGTCCGCGGCGATCCGCCGACCATCCAGCGGTTCGTCGAGTTCGGGTCGCTCCGCCGCCTCCCGCGGGCGGCGGTGACGGACGCGGAACTGGACAACCCCGAGCGCTCGACGCTGGTCGAACTCGTCGTGCCCCCCTCGTCGTCGCTGGTCGGCGAGACGGTCGAGACCGCTCGCCTCCGCGAACGCTACGACGCCACCGTCCTCGCCATCCGGAGCGCCGGCGGCGAACTCGTCCGCGACGGCATCGGCGCGACGAAACTGGGAGGCGGCGACGCCCTCCTGATGCAGACGACGGAGGAGGCGGCGGAGTTCCTCGCGGACAACGACGACTTCGTCGTCACCGGCGAGGTGTTCGACGAGGTGATGGCTCGCGTGCGCGAGGGCGGCGTGAGTTCGACGGCCGTCGCCGCCTTCGGCACCCTGTTCGGCGTCGTCGCACTGGCCGCCCTCGGCGTCCTCCCCATCGCCGTCGCCGCCCTCGCGGGCGTCGTCGCCATGATAGTGACGGGCGTCCTCTCGCCGAACGAGGCGTACGACGCGGTGAACTGGAACGTCGTCTTCCTGTTGGCGGGCATCGTCCCCCTCGGCATCGCCCTCCGGGAGACGGGCGCGGCCGCACTCGTCGCCGACGGCGTCGTCGGCGCGACGGCCGGACTCCCCGCCGTCGTCGTCCTCGGCCTGTTCTACCTGCTGACGGGCGGGTTCGCCAACGTCATCACGCCCGTCGCCAGCGTCGTCCTCTTCCTGCCCATCGCCGTCTCGACGGCGACCAGCATCGGGGCCGACCCGTTCTCGTTCGCCCTCGCGGTGACGTTCGCGGCGACGACGGCGTTCATGACGCCCGTCGGCTACCAGACGAACCTCATGGTGTACGGCCCCGGCGGCTACCGGTTCACCGACTACGTCCGCGTTGGCGCGCCCCTGCAACTCCTCCTCGCCGTCGTCACGTCGGCGGCGATAGCGCTCTACTGGGGCGTGTGA
- a CDS encoding M20 family metallopeptidase yields MQELTDLTRELVSVPSHEDETACGDAIERWLREETDADVTRDDHGNVVARKGEGTSLALVGHHDVVPPDESQEDAGEYVVEERDGRLYGRGTADMKGAVAASMLAFRDADPAGELVFVSFVGEETGGEGARGAIEDGFVPDYAIVGEGSTNYSGDDVTDVVVAHKGRRASTVVARGSASHASEPEAGVNAVYRACDAVDVIRDLDVPTADVFGERLSGSVVVTEIDGGSAWNVVPERCEVTVDERTVPGEYADLSRVESVEGVEWVLEQDLPPMACDDEAFAETVLDAATAAQENSPELVTKPHATDAGWLAGAGTTCVICGASEPGEAHTKDESVSLSVLERCYEIYRGAAESWPDA; encoded by the coding sequence ATGCAGGAGTTGACCGACCTCACCCGCGAACTCGTCTCCGTCCCGAGCCACGAGGACGAGACGGCCTGCGGGGACGCCATCGAACGGTGGCTTCGCGAGGAGACGGACGCGGACGTGACGCGCGACGACCACGGCAACGTCGTCGCCCGGAAGGGCGAGGGAACGTCGCTGGCACTCGTCGGCCACCACGACGTGGTGCCGCCGGACGAGTCGCAGGAGGACGCGGGGGAGTACGTCGTCGAGGAACGCGACGGCCGCCTGTACGGCCGCGGGACGGCGGACATGAAAGGCGCCGTCGCGGCGTCGATGCTCGCCTTCCGCGACGCCGACCCGGCGGGCGAACTCGTCTTCGTCTCGTTCGTCGGCGAGGAGACGGGCGGGGAGGGCGCCCGCGGCGCGATCGAGGACGGGTTCGTCCCCGACTACGCCATCGTCGGCGAGGGGTCGACGAACTACTCCGGCGACGACGTGACCGACGTGGTGGTGGCCCACAAGGGCCGCCGCGCCTCCACCGTCGTCGCCCGCGGGTCGGCGTCGCACGCGAGCGAACCCGAGGCCGGCGTGAACGCGGTGTACCGCGCCTGCGACGCCGTCGACGTGATTCGCGACCTCGACGTGCCGACGGCCGACGTGTTCGGCGAGCGACTGTCCGGGAGCGTCGTCGTCACCGAGATAGACGGCGGGTCGGCGTGGAACGTCGTCCCCGAGCGCTGCGAGGTGACGGTGGACGAACGGACCGTCCCCGGCGAGTACGCCGACCTGTCGCGGGTCGAGTCGGTCGAGGGCGTCGAGTGGGTGCTCGAACAGGACCTGCCGCCGATGGCGTGCGACGACGAGGCGTTCGCCGAGACGGTGCTGGACGCGGCGACGGCGGCGCAGGAGAACTCCCCGGAACTGGTGACGAAACCGCACGCGACGGACGCCGGGTGGCTGGCGGGCGCGGGGACGACGTGCGTCATCTGCGGCGCCTCCGAACCCGGCGAGGCGCACACGAAGGACGAGAGCGTCTCGCTGTCGGTGTTGGAGCGATGCTACGAGATATACCGCGGCGCGGCGGAGTCGTGGCCGGACGCCTGA